TCATGGTGGTTGATGCCCTTGAATGAATCACTGGTGATGACAACAGAACACAAAAAACAGTGGGAAATCATGATTCACGATCTGGGAATTGATCCCCTGATGGCATTTATCAAATCGGGAACTGTTTAATGACGTTGCTTTATGCTATAGCCCACTCCATGGAGCGCGCTCATTTTTTTCTTGAAGGAAAAGTACCACTCATACAACTCCGTTTTAAAAACCAGTCTCTGCTTCCTTATAAAAATCAAATCACTGAATGGATTCTTCAATATCGTGAGAGCCATATCATCATTAATGATAATCCTGAATTTGCCATAGCTGTGAATGCCTGGGGGGCGCACCTCGGACAAGAAGATTTACAGCATTACCAACCCGAAAATTTTTTCAACACGTCATTAAAGCTGGGAATTTCAACGCATTCTGTTGAGGAATGGCACATTGCCCAACAGTTTAAGCCGGCCTATGTGGGGTATGGGCCAATCTTTCCTACAAAAACAAAAACACTGAATTATACGACACATGGAATTCATGGATTGGCAACCTTTGTACAGAAGGTATCGGCTCCTGTTGTGGCAATCGGTGGAATCTCAGCAGACAAGCTGAAGGACGTTCTGAAGGCAAATCCATGGGCTATTGCCATGATTTCAGGTTTGGATCACCTTCAGACTCAGGAAGATCTATTTTTTCTGCAACGAACTTTTCTTTCCATTTCCCAG
This is a stretch of genomic DNA from SAR324 cluster bacterium. It encodes these proteins:
- a CDS encoding thiamine phosphate synthase, which produces MTLLYAIAHSMERAHFFLEGKVPLIQLRFKNQSLLPYKNQITEWILQYRESHIIINDNPEFAIAVNAWGAHLGQEDLQHYQPENFFNTSLKLGISTHSVEEWHIAQQFKPAYVGYGPIFPTKTKTLNYTTHGIHGLATFVQKVSAPVVAIGGISADKLKDVLKANPWAIAMISGLDHLQTQEDLFFLQRTFLSISQQSAINT